One Megasphaera elsdenii DSM 20460 genomic window carries:
- the nadC gene encoding carboxylating nicotinate-nucleotide diphosphorylase: MNSVTMKLQADPLILQALQEDITSEDVTTNAILPKDCQGEAELLCKQDGIIAGLDVFARAFTLLDDKVWFEFFTKDGDEVHKGQKLAKVVGSMQAILSAERVGLNYLQRMSGIATYTHQVVSLLEGTGITLVDTRKTTPNMRVFEKYAVTVGGGKNHRYNLSDGVLLKDNHISAAGGVAKAVALAKAYAPFVRKIEVETETLDMVREAVEAGADIIMLDNMSHDMMREAIALIDGRAETECSGNVTKENIAALADIGVDYISSGALTHSAPILDLSLKHLHRI, encoded by the coding sequence ATGAACAGCGTAACCATGAAATTGCAGGCTGACCCATTGATTTTGCAGGCCCTTCAGGAAGACATTACGAGTGAAGACGTGACGACTAATGCCATTTTGCCGAAAGACTGTCAGGGTGAAGCGGAGCTCCTGTGCAAACAAGATGGCATCATTGCCGGCCTCGATGTCTTTGCCCGGGCCTTTACGCTGTTGGATGACAAGGTGTGGTTTGAATTCTTTACGAAAGACGGCGATGAAGTCCACAAAGGCCAGAAGCTGGCTAAAGTTGTCGGCAGTATGCAGGCCATCTTATCGGCCGAACGGGTAGGACTCAACTATTTGCAGCGCATGAGCGGCATAGCGACTTATACCCATCAGGTCGTATCCCTGCTGGAAGGAACTGGGATTACCCTCGTCGATACGCGCAAGACGACGCCGAATATGCGGGTCTTTGAAAAATATGCTGTCACGGTTGGCGGCGGTAAGAATCATCGCTATAACCTGTCCGACGGCGTCCTCCTCAAGGACAATCACATCAGCGCTGCCGGTGGCGTAGCCAAGGCCGTTGCCTTGGCCAAAGCTTATGCGCCTTTTGTCCGTAAAATCGAAGTCGAAACGGAAACGTTGGACATGGTCCGCGAAGCCGTCGAAGCCGGCGCCGACATCATCATGCTGGATAATATGAGCCACGACATGATGAGAGAAGCGATAGCCCTCATCGACGGCCGGGCTGAAACGGAATGTTCCGGCAACGTGACCAAAGAAAATATTGCCGCCTTGGCCGATATCGGCGTCGATTACATCTCTAGTGGCGCCTTGACCCATTCCGCGCCTATCCTGGACTTATCCCTGAAACACCTTCATCGGATATAG